One window from the genome of Paracoccus marcusii encodes:
- a CDS encoding BrnA antitoxin family protein, whose translation MPDIHNREDNVSVAKAEGTRHADYYYLAEAMRMLEWDLHSTVMARMRIPDDWHRIAQEKGTAPKTRVTLRLDADVVAFFRSMGPDWQVRVNRLMAAWMHARLAGLIEGAETMDYLKRREAEGMDGPRPEFGDLQRAEDAAWAEMGETPLPPDAPGVPMEGPRRLIAAGKRALLEQLRAKSGL comes from the coding sequence TTGCCGGACATCCATAACCGCGAAGACAATGTGTCTGTCGCCAAGGCCGAAGGAACCCGGCACGCGGATTACTACTATTTGGCCGAAGCGATGCGGATGCTGGAATGGGACCTGCACAGCACCGTCATGGCGCGGATGCGCATTCCCGACGACTGGCACCGCATCGCGCAGGAAAAGGGCACGGCGCCCAAGACGCGCGTCACGCTGCGGCTGGATGCGGATGTGGTGGCGTTCTTTCGCTCGATGGGGCCGGACTGGCAGGTGCGGGTCAACCGGCTGATGGCGGCGTGGATGCATGCGCGGCTGGCAGGGCTGATCGAGGGGGCCGAGACGATGGATTACCTCAAGCGCCGCGAGGCCGAGGGCATGGACGGCCCCCGCCCCGAATTCGGCGACCTGCAGCGCGCCGAGGACGCGGCCTGGGCCGAGATGGGCGAGACGCCCTTGCCCCCGGATGCGCCGGGGGTGCCGATGGAGGGGCCTCGGCGGCTGATTGCGGCGGGGAAGCGGGCTTTGTTGGAGCAGTTGAGAGCTAAGAGCGGGCTATGA
- a CDS encoding glycosyltransferase family 2 protein, translating into MTPDISVVLPARDEAGNITALLTGIAATLRDHAHEIIVIDDASRDGTRAELAALQTRLPQLRVICHDRSCGQSAAIRSGVWAARGALIVTLDADGQNPPDNIPALLESFAGGGIALGLVQGQRVDRRDRPSRRLAWAAANGIRNALLRDGVRDSGCGLHARPGPVRSHRPKGHSMSLLITGSAASIGITAIQGPLRCPCHSPERAWRRGPHHYRPPDTRARLARGVGMSGGGGGQGLRCWMLSCW; encoded by the coding sequence ATGACGCCCGACATTTCCGTCGTCCTGCCCGCCCGCGACGAGGCCGGCAACATCACCGCCCTGCTGACCGGCATCGCCGCCACTCTGCGGGACCACGCGCACGAGATTATCGTTATCGACGACGCCTCGCGCGATGGAACGCGGGCCGAACTGGCCGCGCTGCAGACGCGGCTGCCGCAGCTGCGGGTGATCTGCCACGACCGGTCCTGCGGGCAGTCCGCCGCGATCCGCAGCGGGGTCTGGGCCGCGCGCGGGGCGCTGATCGTGACGCTGGATGCGGACGGTCAGAACCCGCCCGACAACATTCCTGCCCTGCTGGAGTCATTTGCCGGGGGCGGCATTGCGCTGGGCCTGGTCCAGGGCCAGCGGGTGGACCGCCGCGACCGCCCGTCCCGGCGGCTGGCCTGGGCCGCGGCGAACGGCATCCGCAACGCACTGCTGCGCGACGGCGTGCGCGACAGCGGCTGCGGGCTGCACGCGCGACCTGGCCCGGTCCGGAGCCACCGACCTAAGGGGCACAGCATGAGCCTCCTGATCACCGGCTCTGCAGCGTCCATCGGCATCACCGCCATCCAAGGCCCTCTGCGATGCCCATGCCATTCCCCTGAACGTGCTTGGCGGAGAGGTCCGCATCACTACCGGCCGCCAGATACAAGAGCGCGGCTAGCCCGCGGGGTAGGAATGAGTGGTGGTGGTGGTGGACAGGGGCTGCGCTGCTGGATGCTGAGTTGTTGGTAG
- a CDS encoding ArnT family glycosyltransferase yields MRMRPVLFATLLFALTALTLILLRPLMPVDETRYLAAAWEMPVGGSPWVPHLNGAIYGHKPPLLFWLINLVWAVVGVDAFAARLVGPAFATACVAMIRLLALRLRPDRPARGGAAALILAVSLVWLLFGSTTMSDAMLTVATLLAKLALWSAVRRP; encoded by the coding sequence ATGAGGATGCGTCCCGTCCTGTTCGCTACGCTGCTGTTCGCGCTGACCGCGCTGACGCTGATCCTGCTGCGCCCACTGATGCCCGTGGACGAGACACGCTATCTCGCCGCCGCGTGGGAGATGCCTGTCGGCGGGTCGCCCTGGGTTCCGCACCTGAACGGGGCGATCTACGGGCACAAGCCGCCGCTGCTGTTCTGGCTGATCAACCTGGTGTGGGCGGTCGTGGGCGTCGATGCCTTCGCGGCCCGGCTGGTCGGGCCGGCCTTCGCGACAGCCTGCGTGGCAATGATCCGGCTGCTGGCATTGCGGCTGCGGCCGGACAGGCCAGCGCGCGGCGGGGCTGCGGCGCTGATCCTGGCGGTGTCGCTGGTCTGGCTGCTGTTCGGATCGACGACCATGTCCGACGCGATGCTGACCGTGGCCACGCTGCTGGCGAAGTTAGCACTGTGGTCGGCGGTCCGCAGGCCGTGA
- a CDS encoding lipid-A-disaccharide synthase N-terminal domain-containing protein — MTGQTVWLGIGSLGQALFSARFVTQWLASERMRRSVVPHPFLWVSLAGGVTLFAYASWRGDPVFVPGQGLGLGLGLFVYRRNLMLIRRHRQMVAA, encoded by the coding sequence ATGACGGGACAGACGGTGTGGCTCGGGATCGGGTCTCTGGGGCAGGCACTGTTCAGCGCCCGTTTCGTCACCCAGTGGCTGGCCAGCGAACGAATGCGACGCAGTGTCGTCCCGCATCCGTTCTTGTGGGTCTCGCTGGCGGGCGGGGTCACCCTCTTTGCCTATGCGTCGTGGCGTGGTGACCCGGTCTTTGTGCCGGGCCAGGGGCTGGGCCTGGGGCTGGGACTGTTCGTCTATCGGCGCAACCTTATGCTGATCCGCAGGCATCGCCAGATGGTCGCGGCATGA
- a CDS encoding alkene reductase, producing the protein MNQNTLFQPYDLGPLRLANRIVMAPLTRNRAAEGLVPGPHAAEYYAQRATAGLIIAEATQISAQAQGYQDTPGVYTPEQIAGWRKVTDAVHAKGGRIFLQLWHVGRVSHVDVQPGGAAPVAPSAIAAETKTFVNGGFVETSTPRALRLDEIPGIVDDFRQAAANAIEAGFDGVEIHGANGYLLDQFAKDGANKRTDAYGGSVENRARLMLEVAQAVVAEIGADRTGIRLSPVSPAGGVSCSDPQPQFDHIVDGVEALGLVYIHVVEGATGGPRDVAPFDFNSLRQRFSRTYIANNGYDLDLATKRLKEGKADLFAFGRPYIANPDLVARMKAGAPLAKPDESTMYGGGAEGYVDYPPMDATADQA; encoded by the coding sequence ATGAACCAGAACACGCTCTTTCAGCCCTATGACCTTGGCCCCCTGCGCCTGGCGAACCGCATCGTCATGGCACCGCTGACCCGCAACCGCGCCGCAGAAGGCCTGGTGCCCGGACCCCATGCGGCCGAATATTACGCACAGCGCGCGACCGCGGGGCTGATCATCGCCGAGGCGACGCAGATTTCGGCGCAGGCGCAGGGCTATCAGGACACGCCCGGCGTCTATACGCCCGAACAGATCGCCGGATGGCGAAAGGTCACCGATGCGGTCCATGCCAAGGGCGGGCGCATCTTCCTGCAGCTGTGGCATGTGGGTCGGGTGTCGCATGTCGACGTGCAGCCGGGCGGCGCGGCCCCCGTGGCCCCCTCGGCGATCGCGGCAGAAACCAAGACCTTCGTGAACGGCGGATTTGTCGAGACCTCGACCCCGCGCGCCCTGCGCCTGGACGAGATCCCGGGCATCGTCGACGATTTCCGCCAGGCTGCGGCCAACGCCATCGAGGCGGGCTTCGACGGGGTCGAGATCCATGGGGCCAACGGTTATCTGCTGGACCAGTTCGCCAAGGACGGCGCGAACAAGCGCACCGACGCCTATGGCGGCTCGGTCGAAAACCGCGCCCGGCTGATGCTGGAGGTGGCCCAAGCCGTCGTGGCCGAGATCGGCGCGGACCGCACGGGCATCCGCCTGTCTCCGGTCTCTCCGGCCGGCGGGGTGTCCTGCAGCGATCCGCAGCCGCAGTTCGATCACATTGTGGACGGGGTGGAGGCGCTTGGCCTGGTCTACATCCACGTCGTCGAGGGCGCGACCGGCGGGCCGCGCGACGTGGCGCCGTTCGATTTCAACAGCCTGCGCCAGCGGTTCTCACGCACCTATATCGCCAATAACGGCTATGACCTGGACCTGGCGACGAAACGCCTGAAGGAGGGCAAGGCGGACCTGTTCGCCTTTGGCCGCCCCTACATCGCGAACCCCGACCTGGTCGCGCGGATGAAGGCCGGCGCACCCCTGGCCAAGCCCGACGAGTCCACGATGTATGGCGGCGGTGCCGAAGGCTATGTGGACTATCCGCCGATGGACGCGACGGCCGATCAGGCCTGA
- a CDS encoding lyase family protein: MTAAGNPLYAMLFGDPDTQALFTAEAELDAMIRVEVALARVQAQLGVIPPDAGPAIAAASRGLMIDPASLAQATARNGVPVPALVQEMRRQMAGDPAAAHLHWGATSQDIMDSALALRLRPMLDLWGARLDAVLTQLAALADRHATLPMAARTYGQTATPTSFGAVAASWGWPLLDHAQDLARVRDAVLRVSLSGAAGTLSAMGPQGPAVRAGLARALDLSDPGHGWHSDRSGLGRLADWAAAVAVALAKLAEDLLLMTQSGLALVRIEGGGASSTMPQKQNPVGPSALAALARQVIGLASVFGAAGVHRQNRDGAAWFTEWLTLPQICVSLGAMLRLTQDVLDRLTPDPQAMERDLGGGSGTIHAEALTFAVLAELGLDRASVAGRVGQLCATALAEGCDLLDLARKEWPDRDWAALVRANGLGLAPQEACAFADRQRTRMP, from the coding sequence ATGACCGCGGCCGGAAACCCCCTCTATGCCATGCTGTTCGGCGACCCGGACACCCAGGCGCTGTTCACGGCCGAGGCCGAACTGGACGCGATGATCCGGGTCGAAGTCGCGCTGGCCCGGGTTCAGGCGCAGCTTGGGGTCATCCCCCCCGATGCCGGTCCGGCCATCGCCGCGGCCAGCCGTGGCCTGATGATCGATCCGGCATCCCTGGCCCAGGCCACCGCCCGCAACGGCGTCCCCGTCCCCGCCCTGGTCCAGGAGATGCGGCGGCAGATGGCCGGCGATCCCGCGGCCGCGCATCTGCACTGGGGCGCCACCAGCCAGGACATCATGGACAGCGCGCTGGCCCTGCGCCTGCGCCCCATGCTGGACCTGTGGGGCGCCCGCCTGGATGCCGTTCTGACCCAGCTGGCTGCGCTGGCGGATCGGCACGCCACCCTGCCCATGGCCGCGCGGACCTATGGCCAGACGGCGACACCCACCAGCTTCGGTGCGGTCGCGGCCAGCTGGGGATGGCCCCTGCTGGATCACGCACAGGATCTGGCACGGGTTCGCGACGCGGTGCTTCGCGTCTCGCTGTCCGGGGCGGCGGGCACGCTGTCGGCGATGGGTCCGCAGGGCCCGGCCGTGCGGGCGGGCCTTGCGCGGGCGCTGGACCTGTCGGATCCCGGCCATGGTTGGCATTCCGACCGTTCAGGGCTGGGTCGGCTGGCGGATTGGGCTGCGGCGGTGGCCGTCGCCCTGGCCAAGCTGGCCGAGGACCTGCTGCTGATGACGCAGTCGGGCCTGGCCCTGGTGCGGATCGAGGGCGGGGGGGCATCCTCGACCATGCCACAGAAGCAGAACCCGGTCGGCCCGTCGGCGCTGGCGGCACTGGCGCGGCAGGTGATCGGGCTGGCATCGGTTTTCGGGGCGGCGGGGGTGCATCGCCAGAACCGCGACGGTGCGGCGTGGTTCACCGAATGGCTGACCCTGCCGCAGATCTGCGTCAGCCTGGGCGCGATGCTGCGGCTGACGCAGGATGTCCTGGACCGGTTGACCCCTGACCCCCAGGCAATGGAGCGCGACCTTGGTGGCGGGTCCGGCACCATCCATGCCGAGGCGCTGACATTCGCGGTCCTGGCCGAACTGGGCCTGGACCGGGCCTCTGTCGCAGGCAGGGTCGGTCAGCTTTGCGCAACCGCCCTGGCGGAGGGTTGCGACCTGCTGGACCTGGCCCGGAAGGAATGGCCGGACCGGGACTGGGCCGCGCTGGTCCGCGCCAACGGTCTCGGCCTGGCCCCGCAGGAGGCCTGCGCCTTTGCCGACCGTCAGCGGACCCGTATGCCCTAG
- a CDS encoding 3-keto-5-aminohexanoate cleavage protein, whose amino-acid sequence MSDPCIICVAITGSLPTKTDNPAVPVTIAEQVESTHEAFEAGAAIVHAHVRDDEGKPTSDPDRFARLLEGVRRHCPGMIVQLSTGGRSGAGRDRGGMLPLRPDMASLSVGSNNFPARVYENSPDLVDWLAAQMATHGVMPEIEAFDLSHILQAHAMWQDGRLTTRPYVQFVMGVKNAMPVDRNVFDYYIATVRRLFGTNAPWCAAGIGPNQIVLNEWAVASGGHARTGLEDNVRLDRTRLAPSNAALVRRVVDLCDRYRRPVATWQQARAILNLPEVAS is encoded by the coding sequence ATGTCTGACCCCTGCATCATCTGCGTGGCCATCACCGGCAGCCTTCCGACCAAGACCGACAACCCGGCCGTTCCCGTGACCATCGCCGAACAGGTCGAATCGACCCACGAGGCCTTCGAGGCGGGCGCCGCCATCGTTCACGCCCATGTCCGCGACGACGAAGGCAAGCCCACCAGCGATCCCGACCGCTTTGCCCGCCTGCTAGAGGGGGTCCGCCGGCATTGCCCCGGCATGATCGTGCAGCTGTCCACCGGCGGGCGATCGGGCGCGGGCCGCGACCGTGGCGGCATGCTGCCGCTGCGGCCGGACATGGCCAGCCTGTCGGTCGGGTCGAACAACTTTCCGGCCCGCGTCTATGAAAACAGCCCCGACCTGGTGGACTGGCTGGCGGCGCAGATGGCCACCCACGGCGTCATGCCTGAAATCGAAGCCTTTGATCTGTCCCACATCCTGCAGGCCCATGCGATGTGGCAGGACGGGCGACTGACCACCCGGCCCTATGTGCAGTTCGTGATGGGCGTCAAGAACGCCATGCCGGTCGACCGCAACGTGTTCGACTACTACATCGCCACGGTCCGGCGGCTGTTCGGCACGAACGCGCCCTGGTGCGCGGCGGGGATCGGCCCGAACCAGATCGTCCTGAACGAATGGGCCGTGGCATCGGGCGGTCACGCCCGCACGGGCCTGGAGGACAACGTGCGCCTGGACCGCACGCGCCTGGCACCGTCCAACGCGGCGCTGGTGCGGCGGGTGGTGGACCTGTGCGACCGCTATCGCCGTCCGGTGGCGACATGGCAGCAGGCCCGCGCGATTTTGAACCTGCCAGAGGTCGCATCATGA